One window of Toxotes jaculatrix isolate fToxJac2 chromosome 19, fToxJac2.pri, whole genome shotgun sequence genomic DNA carries:
- the mia3 gene encoding transport and Golgi organization protein 1 homolog isoform X1: MAAKHFYRQGFLLLLFNFISTAALEKRFSDLKRCADQECSLLLCRGKAVRDFTGPDCRFLTFKKSETIYVYYKLAGRRTDMWAGSVGSNFGYFPKDLLAVNHLYTDQELEVPAEETDFVCFDTGFDKFDNYDVDSLLSFSAEENDSDNTTSDQSQVIEGTQKETQPSEEEGTDSEKQIEHQDKLENLDKVPDDQSVSLPERDVPTESPPTEVVESDTATTPDVPERAEEVEQKNAMKSVLENVVSEGSETKDTPTTSEVESVPKDEFVSEKESVSTSEGVQIPELKTTFGSTFDAVTTNEEITKKVTPYEEEESEDEENHPEDHIDVIEETPLLSFSKEAVTSPASDFLRQQQEAPPITHDDKPQTAEEKNMWTSFGDAVFSVVTGGETTAQDLSSEEDDEDEEEEAAAKTPPIIEEAKSDVEEQATEPETLKEPENMESVLQELPDSSSIQTDDKETASDSERLLFDRDNNSDGEVIGHEEAWDEILQPSDDTPQMHHQAEASTISVDPLSKNDTYAIPGAEKSDIKTAEEPTEPKEEEEEEGEEVSKESVVSDYYADTQDSGIAMELRQDLDNVLEENKTVTDQELFSTETHQDLSTEEKQSADVQDDEKTVDDHLPNQIHDHLMRDLENNNSQPDFSVEEPETHEELHTEEREEENYAELEEENVDEKEELLEDENALSFAQSDDTDSDKPSLETESLSTVSTPEPEYSDSVLRLSLLRDHFTETDMERVQRLLGLKNLFKVEAMLSDLDTELQATRLSHTGTTQDIENALERILEASENTILDEIEKMMDSRNTKHDYDPHMDTSSLDEETEILDDFQELAFSLRQKYSTASDSTPLATEKASDIDQDEHELNVKEEMPYIAEEDKIDSVPETESEDNITVTDHEERLAETEEEQSVLDEVHTGPDVSVEGDSGHFNKNKDNQPGFSVSDEIQKVPQATLENPLEKGLGVEVEQSPSGSLESLEPVSEIHEEEVEEEEGVFSTGIVYMGCILSIINNKTVEWTTVMISLLPEEWKPGDTLYGCPWQAVAVTAFVGVVTFTLFFWRTVFAVKKREYLVDEKQLTEQIQALKKEKNDALTKMSELQKQTEQLRENQKQSKETVSCTMKKMKDLESKVLEAESRNEQIAEEKNRYARLLEEERATSMENETRIEKLEKSSEKLQLSRKKFQEALAKTTVLLDEAKIREDARNVQHKCLEKDYAALKEENKTLKATIKSWEDKHKELSEQIKCYQKSQKELEDSVVLKDHNVEVLSELLADLDACDLQKADTKVLANGEIAPDKKTAIKNRIKQMMDVSRAQTTLSVVEEERDRFMTKLLNEEKARKALEEQHQELEHEIGTLKSEKSHVENQFKILQQKNEIMVEMYQQKENALQQRLTKEELERRSKESMLSEVGGKALEAEEQVKVLRQRINEMEEQMKKTEEVYKEQIKEQENKTHSNWVNARNAERALNQEKLESSKLREKLAVLTSQLNERRAPLFRPNSGQPAGPRQGDSYGPSPVSGGAPSPPLMIEGPRRPPSAPVGRRIDPYGPRPPSDPHGRYPENKHISGMDMMGPRSSSPANMDGSTQAVDPQVKAEAQAEASTESPEPGPGSFLASPIRDSPGPMVQGPPPGPGPHDPLLPPGPPGRLPPPGPYRPPRPGPYHLPPGPPPPNVPPPLHGPPLPVNGHPGMPLPGPMGGEFGPRPSNGHAFLPRPGPGHVVDPRGPPPPHFRPPPPHHFGPMPPPHGVRAPIGPRPPVPPDMRFPGPRDHTSPPVDLPPGVPPHPAHPGGAYGQAPPDALLNSAGAHSGPGQDLHVKQDAPQDSARPAMVKP, translated from the exons TGCTTCTGTGTCGGGGGAAAGCAGTGCGAGATTTCACGGGACCAGATTGTCGGTTCCTGACATTTAAGAAATCAGAAACCATCTATGTATACTACAAACTAGCGGGTAGGAGGACTGATATGTGGGCCGGAAGT GTTGGAAGTAACTTTGGCTATTTCCCAAAGGATCTTCTTGCAGTCAACCACCTTTATACTGACCAAGAGCTTGAAGTTCCAGCAGAG gaaacagattttgtctgttttgacaCTGGATTTGATAAGTTTGACAATTACGACGTAGATTCACTCTTAAGCTTTTCAGCGGAggaaaatgacagtgacaacACAACGTCTGACCAAAGCCAAGTGATAGAGGGCACTCAGAAAGAAACACAGCCATCTGAAGAAGAAGGgactgacagtgaaaaacaaattgaGCATCAAGATAAACTAGAGAATCTCGATAAAGTCCCGGATGATCAAAGTGTCTCTTTACCTGAGCGTGATGTGCCAACAGAATCGCCCCCTACAGAAGTAGTAGAGTCTGATACAGCAACTACACCTGATGTTCCTGAAAGAGCAGAAGAAGTTGAGCAGAAAAACGCAATGAAGTCTGTTCTTGAAAATGTTGTGTCAGAGGGCAGTGAAACCAAAGACACACCCACAACATCTGAAGTGGAATCTGTGCCCAAAGATGAGTTTGTCTCAGAAAAGGAATCAGTCTCGACTTCTGAAGGAGTGCAAATCCCCGAGTTGAAAACTACCTTTGGATCAACTTTTGATGCTGTCACCACCAATGAAGAAATCACCAAGAAAGTTACACCttatgaagaggaggaaagcgAAGATGAGGAAAATCACCCTGAAGACCACATTGATGTTATAGAAGAAACTCCATTGCTGTCTTTCTCTAAAGAAGCCGTGACCTCTCCAGCATCTGATTtcctcagacagcagcaggaagctccTCCTATAACACATGATGataaaccacaaactgcagaggagaagaacatgTGGACATCATTTGGAgatgcagtgttttcagttgtCACCGGGGGAGAGACGACAGCGCAAGATTTGAGttcagaggaagatgatgaggatgaggaggaagaagctgCTGCAAAAACCCCTCCGATTATCGAGGAAGCAAAAAGTGATGTAGAAGAACAAGCAACAGAGCCGGAAACACTAAAAGAGCCAGAAAACATGGAGTCTGTTCTTCAGGAGCTCCCTGATTCCAGCTCCATACAAACAGATGATAAAGAAACAGCCAGTGATTCTGAGAGACTGTTGTTTGATCGTGATAATAACAGTGATGGAGAAGTGATCGGACACGAGGAAGCCTGGGATGAGATATTACAACCCTCAGATGATACACCACAGATGCACCATCAAGCAGAAGCAAGTACAATATCAGTGGATCCGCTATCAAAAAATGATACTTATGCCATTCCTGGAGCTGAAAAATCAGATATTAAAACAGCAGAAGAGCCCACTGAgcccaaagaagaagaagaagaagaaggggaggaggtgTCCAAAGAGTCAGTGGTCAGTGATTATTATGCAGATACACAAGACAGTGGCATTGCGATGGAGCTTAGACAGGATTTAGACAATGTGttggaagaaaacaagacagtgaCCGATCAAGAGTTATTCAGTACTGAAACACATCAGGACCTGTCCACTGAAGAGAAGCAGTCTGCAGATGTCCAAGATGATGAAAAGACAGTAGATGACCATCTGCCTAATCAGATACATGACCATTTGATGAGAGATTTGGAGAATAACAACAGTCAACCAGATTTTTCAGTCGAAGAACCAGAGACTCATGAGGAGCTACatacagaggagagggaagaagagaactatgcagagctggaggaagaaaatgttgaTGAGAAAGAAGAATTACTTGAAGATGAAAATGCGCTTTCATTTGCACAATCAGACGACACAGACTCTGACAAACCCTCACTTGAAACTGAAAGTCTGTCCACTGTGTCGACTCCAGAGCCAGAATACAGCGATAGTGTTTTGAGACTGTCTCTGCTGAGAGACCacttcacagagacagacatggagCGGGTACAGAGGCTTCTGGGTCTCAAAAATCTCTTCAAAGTGGAGGCCATGCTCTCTGATCTGGACACGGAGTTGCAGGCTACCCGTCTGTCACACACAGGCACCACGCAAGACATTGAAAATGCACTCGAGCGCATCCTGGAAGCCTCTGAAAACACTATCTTGGACGAGATCGAGAAGATGATGGACAGCCGAAACACAAAACATGATTATGACCCCCATATGGATACAAGTAGTTTAGATGAGGAGACTGAAATACTGGATGACTTCCAGGAGCTTGCATTCAGCCTTCGTCAGAAGTATTCAACAGCCAGTGACAGTACACCTTTAGCAACAGAAAAAGCATCAGATATTGATCAAG ATGAACATGAATTGAATGTTAAAGAGGAAATGCCCTATATTGCTGAAGAAGACAAGATTGACAGCGTCCCTGAGACTGAGAGTGAAGACAACATCACAGTAACAGATCATGAGGAAAGGCTGGCAGAGACTGAAGAGGAGCAGAGTGTTTTGGATGAAGTGCACACTGGACCAGATGTCAGTGTGGAGGGGGATAGTGGGcacttcaataaaaacaaagacaatcaGCCAGGATTCAGCGTATCAGATGAGATACAGAAGGTCCCACAAGCCACTCTGGAAAATCCTCTAGAAAAGGGCCTTGGTGTCGAGGTGGAGCAGTCGCCCTCAG gatCTTTGGAGTCACTGGAACCAGTGTCTGAAATTCATgaagaagaagtagaagaagaagagggagtgTTCTCAACTGGAATTGTTTACATGGGCTGCATCCTTTCAATCATCAACAATAAAACTGTTGAATGGACAACTGTG ATGATTTCACTCCTGCCAGAAGAGTGGAAGCCAGGGGATACCTTGTATGGCTGTCCTTGGCAAGCAGTGGCCGTCACTGCTTTTGTTGGGGTAGTGACCTTCACACTTTTCTTCTGGAGGACTGTTTTCGCA GTAAAGAAGAGGGAATACCTTG TGGATGAAAAGCAGCTCACAGAGCAAATCCAGGcactcaaaaaagaaaagaatgatgCTCTCACGAAGATGTCTGAGCTCCAGAAGCAG ACTGAACAACTGAGAGAAAATCAAAAGCAGTCAAAGGAAACTGTTAGTTgtacaatgaaaaaaatgaaagaccTGGAG agtAAGGTTTTAGAGGCAGAATCACGAAATGAGCAGATAGCCGAGGAAAAGAACAGATATGCAAGACTACTTGAAGAAGAGCGGGCAACTTCTATGGAAAATGAAACCAGG ATTGAGAAACTGGAGAAGTCATCCgagaagctgcagctcagcaggaaAAAGTTTCAGGAAGCACTCGCTAAG ACTACTGTTCTCCTGGACGAGGCCAAGATTCGTGAAGACGCCCGAAATGTTCAGCACAAATGTCTCGAGAAAGACTATGCAGCCCTAAAAGAAGAGAACAAAACG CTCAAGGCTACCATTAAGAGCTGGGAGGACAAACACAAGGAGCTGAGCGAGCAGATAAAGTGTTATCAAAAGTCCCAGAAAGAGCTGGAGGACTCTGTGGTGCTTAAAGATCACAACGTAGAG GTGCTGTCTGAACTTCTGGCAGACTTAGATGCTTGTGATCTACAAAAAGCTGACACCAAAGTTTTAGCCAATGGTGAAATAGCACCTG ATAAGAAGACAGCCATAAAGAACAGGATCAAACAGATGATGGATGTTTCTCGG gcCCAGACCACTCTCTCAGTAGTTGAAGAAGAGCGAGATCGCTTCATGACTAAACTGCTGAATGAAGAAAAGGCTAGGAAGGCGCTGGAAG AACAACACCAGGAGCTGGAACATGAAATTGGAACGCTTAAAAGCGAGAAGAGCCATGTTGAAAACCAGTTCAAGATCCTTcagcagaaaaatgaaatcatgGTTGAAATGTATCAACAGAAGGAAAATGCTCTACAGCA GAGATTAAcgaaggaggagctggagcgGCGCAGCAAAGAGAGTATGCTGTCTGAGGTGGGAGGAAAAGCTCTTGAGGCAGAGGAGCAGGTTAAAGTCTTAAGGCAACGCATTAATGAAATGGAGGAGCAGATGAAGAAGACTGAGGAAGTCTACAAAGAGCAG ataaaagaacaggaaaacaaaactcacTCAAACTGG GTGAATGCTCGTAATGCGGAGAGAGCTCTGAATCAAGAGAAGCTTGAATCATCAAAGCTCCGTGAAAA GCTGGCTGTACTAACCTCCCAGCTGAATGAGCGTCGTGCTCCTCTCTTCAGACCAAACTCTGGACAACCTGCAGGCCCTCGCCAAG GTGACTCATATGGGCCCTCACCTGTGAGTGGGGGTGCACCATCCCCTCCACTAATGATAGAGGGTCCCAGACGCCCTCCTTCTGCCCCTGTGGGGCGAAGAATTGACCCGTATG GTCCTCGACCTCCATCAGATCCTCATGGTCGTTaccctgaaaacaaacacatctctgGGATGG ACATGATGGGTCCCCGCAGTTCATCGCCCGCCAACATGGATGGATCT ACACAAGCAGTAGATCCGCAGGTTAAAGCAGAGGCTCAGGCTGAGGCCTCCACAGAGAGTCCAGAGCCA GGACCTGGATCCTTCCTAGCATCTCCGATCAGGGACTCACCTGGCCCCATGGTCCAAGGACCTCCACCCGGCCCTGGACCCCATGACCCACTACTCCCTCCTGGACCCCCTGGCCGTCTGCCACCACCCGGACCTTACAGACCTCCACGGCCCGGCCCCTACCACCTGCCAcctggtcctcctcctccaaacgtacctcctcctcttcacggGCCTCCACTACCAGTTAACGGACACCCAGGTATGCCTCTGCCTGGACCGATGGGAGGAGAGTTTGGACCTCGACCCAGCAATGGACATGCATTCCTCCCCAGGCCCGGCCCTGGCCATGTTGTTGATCCCCGGGGTCCACCACCGCCACATTTCCGTCCCCCTCCACCTCATCACTTTGGCCCGATGCCTCCACCACATG GTGTCCGTGCGCCTATTGGACCACGTCCACCCGTCCCTCCTGACATGCGCTTCCCAGGACCACGTGACCACACTAGCCCACCAGTGGACCTGCCCCCAGGTGTCCCGCCCCATCCTGCACATCCTGGTGGTGCTTATGGTCAGGCCCCACCTGATGCCCTCCTCAACTCAGCCGGAGCTCACAGCGGCCCCGGGCAAGACCTGCATGTGAAGCAGGACGCCCCTCAGGACTCAGCGAGGCCAGCGATGGTAAAGCCTTAA